One stretch of Schlesneria sp. DSM 10557 DNA includes these proteins:
- the tnpB gene encoding IS66 family insertion sequence element accessory protein TnpB (TnpB, as the term is used for proteins encoded by IS66 family insertion elements, is considered an accessory protein, since TnpC, encoded by a neighboring gene, is a DDE family transposase.), giving the protein MLNISRTTRVFLATVPTDMRKGFDGLHALVESVIEEDPFAGHLFVFRNQRRDRIKLLWWDRDGWSLFYKRLEKGCYEFPTDRKEQTSRRCEIRAEELLLLLEGIDLGSVKRRPRYERPSAINDTTARSSV; this is encoded by the coding sequence ATGCTGAACATCTCTCGCACGACACGGGTGTTTCTGGCGACAGTGCCGACAGACATGCGGAAGGGGTTTGACGGTCTTCACGCCCTGGTGGAGAGCGTGATCGAAGAAGATCCGTTTGCCGGTCATCTGTTTGTGTTTCGGAACCAGCGTCGCGACCGGATCAAGCTGCTGTGGTGGGATCGCGATGGCTGGAGCCTGTTTTACAAGCGGTTGGAAAAAGGATGTTACGAGTTCCCGACCGACCGGAAGGAACAGACCTCACGCCGCTGCGAGATTCGCGCAGAGGAGCTTTTGCTGCTGTTGGAGGGGATTGATCTAGGGAGCGTGAAGCGACGCCCTCGCTATGAACGGCCGAGCGCAATCAATGACACCACGGCGCGGTCTTCAGTGTGA
- a CDS encoding IS66 family transposase: MSTDGSILPDDVEQLKAMIAARDAVIARREAVLLQRDIEIVGHRAVIAQKEMVITSLHDVVEQQQAKLERVHEQLARLLRERYGPRKERVDPNQLTLFTPEELAELIRELKRDQQDSVSTDDGSLPQDESLGAAKPKGHGRRPIPPEIPRETIVHELTEQERQCPCCGELRAEIGREVSEQLEFIPARLKAIRHERVRYACRGCEEHVVLAPKPPQPIDKGLPGPGLLANLIVSKYGDYLPLYRMEDILSRYRLLLRRSTLCDWVASMADLLTPLYDLLCQRVRQSGVIHTDDTSIKMLSEGQCQNCKFWTYIGDPAHPYVAYEFSLTRAGRNPSRFLEGFSGYLQADAFSGYDQIYAKEQVTEVACMAHCRRYWQEASHTDARRAYEALGYISRLYQLESEFEAAGLSGASLRDARQQHAVGILKTFRSWLNEEQNQVLPKSPIGQAFTYTLNQWEATCRYTDDGALQIDNNLAERMMKPPAILRKNMLFVGGEQGGHRAAILLSLVGSAKYCEVEPWHWLRAVLEELPQRLRTGADPPDLTDLLPDHWLKAHPEHRWKIETIRKKERQRSKQQKANKRKKR; encoded by the coding sequence ATGAGTACGGATGGCTCCATTCTTCCTGATGACGTTGAGCAGCTCAAGGCGATGATCGCCGCACGTGATGCGGTCATCGCCAGAAGAGAGGCCGTCCTTCTACAGCGCGACATCGAGATCGTGGGACATCGCGCCGTCATCGCGCAGAAAGAAATGGTGATCACGTCATTGCACGACGTGGTTGAGCAGCAGCAGGCCAAACTGGAACGTGTGCATGAGCAACTGGCTCGCCTGCTTCGTGAACGCTACGGGCCGCGTAAGGAACGGGTCGATCCGAATCAGCTGACCCTGTTCACACCCGAAGAACTGGCGGAACTGATTCGCGAACTGAAGCGGGATCAGCAGGATTCGGTTTCGACCGACGATGGTTCGCTGCCCCAGGACGAGTCGCTGGGGGCCGCCAAGCCCAAGGGGCATGGCCGACGTCCCATCCCGCCTGAGATTCCGCGGGAAACCATCGTCCATGAACTGACGGAGCAAGAGCGACAGTGTCCCTGCTGTGGAGAGTTACGCGCCGAGATCGGACGTGAGGTCAGCGAGCAGCTGGAATTCATCCCCGCCCGTCTCAAGGCGATTCGGCACGAACGAGTGCGCTACGCCTGCCGGGGCTGCGAAGAGCATGTGGTGCTGGCTCCCAAGCCACCGCAACCGATCGACAAAGGCCTGCCGGGACCGGGACTGCTGGCGAACCTGATCGTGTCCAAGTATGGAGACTACCTTCCGCTGTATCGGATGGAAGACATTCTCTCGCGCTACAGGCTTCTCCTGCGGCGAAGCACACTGTGTGACTGGGTGGCGTCGATGGCCGATCTGCTGACCCCCTTGTACGACCTGCTGTGCCAGCGTGTGCGACAATCGGGTGTGATCCATACCGATGACACGAGCATCAAAATGCTGTCCGAAGGTCAGTGCCAGAACTGCAAGTTCTGGACGTATATCGGCGATCCCGCTCATCCGTATGTCGCCTACGAATTCAGCCTGACGCGCGCTGGGAGGAACCCGTCCCGGTTTCTGGAAGGCTTCTCGGGTTATCTGCAGGCGGATGCCTTCAGCGGGTACGACCAGATCTATGCCAAAGAACAGGTGACAGAAGTCGCCTGCATGGCACATTGCCGCCGGTACTGGCAGGAGGCCAGTCACACCGATGCGCGACGGGCGTACGAAGCGCTGGGCTACATCTCACGGTTGTATCAACTGGAGTCTGAATTCGAAGCGGCAGGGCTGAGCGGTGCATCACTGCGTGACGCACGCCAGCAGCATGCGGTTGGGATTCTCAAGACCTTCCGCAGCTGGCTGAACGAAGAGCAAAACCAGGTACTCCCCAAGAGTCCGATCGGACAGGCCTTCACCTACACACTGAATCAGTGGGAGGCGACCTGCCGCTACACCGACGACGGTGCACTGCAGATCGATAATAATCTGGCGGAGCGGATGATGAAGCCTCCCGCCATCCTGCGGAAGAACATGCTGTTCGTCGGCGGCGAACAGGGAGGTCATCGCGCTGCGATCCTGCTCAGTCTGGTCGGCAGTGCCAAGTACTGCGAGGTGGAACCGTGGCACTGGCTGCGAGCGGTCCTGGAGGAACTCCCCCAACGACTTCGCACGGGAGCAGATCCCCCCGACCTGACAGACCTGCTCCCCGATCACTGGCTGAAGGCCCATCCCGAGCACCGCTGGAAGATCGAAACGATCCGCAAAAAAGAACGCCAAAGGTCCAAACAGCAAAAAGCCAACAAGAGAAAGAAACGCTGA
- a CDS encoding HEAT repeat domain-containing protein, with protein MIFRPEQRAYDHHHLVDQAMPPRPSIEERLACLREIRSGGDLTQLREAAVRHLPDRCNLIVAEAAKIVREFELSGMEPDLLRAWTHLIDGPDPMKADKGCWAKTALIEALAALNYDDPELYQAALTYQQIEPAWPDAIDTAENVRASAAFALARSLRMRTVDKLIAFVDYLQGSTFDQVNAVRAMSDTGSESALPLLRMKLLSHGIHSDVAGACMTGLLEMAPTTSIPLVAGFLKSEREELVTEAAAALGSCGKPEAIKSLIHAWNRTADDGLRRSLVLSIGLSRDPSAVDFLIQQLELHHDPDLILNALKPNLVYEEIRLRVDEAKQRRKRPIR; from the coding sequence ATGATATTCCGACCAGAACAACGCGCTTACGACCACCATCATCTCGTGGACCAAGCCATGCCCCCTCGTCCCTCCATTGAAGAACGCCTGGCGTGCCTCAGAGAAATTCGCAGCGGTGGTGACCTCACTCAGTTACGCGAAGCTGCAGTTCGACATCTCCCCGACCGCTGCAACCTGATCGTCGCGGAAGCAGCAAAAATTGTCCGCGAATTCGAGCTCTCCGGGATGGAACCCGATCTGTTGCGTGCCTGGACACACTTAATCGATGGGCCTGATCCGATGAAGGCTGACAAAGGCTGCTGGGCCAAAACGGCGCTGATCGAAGCCCTCGCCGCACTGAATTATGATGACCCGGAGCTCTACCAGGCGGCACTCACCTACCAGCAGATCGAACCCGCCTGGCCCGACGCCATCGATACGGCGGAAAACGTGCGGGCCAGCGCTGCATTCGCCCTGGCAAGGTCTCTACGCATGAGGACCGTGGACAAACTGATTGCGTTCGTTGATTACCTGCAGGGGTCAACATTCGACCAGGTCAACGCCGTTCGAGCCATGTCCGACACCGGTAGTGAATCCGCCCTGCCCTTGCTGAGAATGAAGCTGCTATCCCACGGGATCCATTCCGACGTCGCAGGCGCGTGCATGACAGGACTTCTCGAAATGGCTCCGACAACGTCCATCCCCCTGGTCGCAGGTTTTTTGAAATCGGAGCGTGAGGAACTTGTCACAGAAGCGGCAGCCGCATTGGGAAGTTGTGGGAAACCCGAGGCCATTAAATCGTTGATCCACGCTTGGAATCGTACCGCAGACGACGGTCTGCGGAGATCGCTCGTACTGAGTATCGGCCTCTCCCGCGACCCGTCCGCCGTTGATTTCCTGATTCAGCAGCTCGAATTGCACCACGATCCGGACCTGATTCTCAACGCCCTGAAACCCAATCTGGTCTACGAAGAAATTCGCCTCCGGGTGGATGAAGCCAAGCAACGTCGAAAGCGCCCAATCCGATGA